The Arachis hypogaea cultivar Tifrunner chromosome 19, arahy.Tifrunner.gnm2.J5K5, whole genome shotgun sequence genome has a window encoding:
- the LOC112775298 gene encoding small ribosomal subunit protein eS12: protein MSGEEAPVVAAEPAAPAIGEPMDIMTALQLVLRKSLAYGGLARGLHEGAKVIEKRTAQLVVLAEDCDQPDYVKLVKALCAEHNVSLLTVPSAKTLGEWAGLCKIDSEGKARKVTGCSCVVVKDFGEEHEAYNVVLQHVKAQ, encoded by the exons ATGTCAGG TGAAGAAGCCCCAGTTGTGGCAGCTGAGCCAGCAGCTCCCGCCATTGGTGAGCCAATGGATATTATGACTGCCTTACAGCTTGTGCTCAGGAAGTCACTTGCTTATGGTGGTCTTGCACGTGGCCTTCATGAGGGTGCTAAGGTTATTGAGAAGCGCACCGCACAGCTTGTTGTTCTCGCAGAGGACTGCGACCAACCCGACTATGTCAAACTTGTCAAGGCCCTTTGTGCTGAGCACAATGTTAGCCTGCTGACAGTTCCAAGTGCAAAGACCCTTGGAGAGTGGGCTGGT TTGTGCAAGATTGATTCAGAAGGAAAAGCCAGGAAGGTGACTGGCTGCTCTTGTGTTGTTGTGAAG GACTTTGGCGAGGAACATGAAGCTTATAACGTTGTCCTTCAGCATGTGAAAGCTCAATGA